Proteins encoded in a region of the Deltaproteobacteria bacterium genome:
- a CDS encoding amidohydrolase — protein sequence MLDQKLGPVVDADGHLLEPADLWLKYIDPQYRDRAIRIDHDEKGWEILLFDNKVAEVVRGTLGALGGVGMNPDEFFLPGNKTYMDGCPPGSYDPKARLQVMDEEGIDIALLYPTISIFWEGWVTDPKLATAYTRAYNRWLVDFCSYDKKRLFPIAHISLIDPEGAVEETIRAKKDGCVGIYLSPDMVARGWKHFDDPSFVRFWETVQDLQMPVGFHVVVRDQPSFREWVRPGADFGLFNFTFLAIDVMAGFTQMMSLAMFDKYPRMKCTVLESGANWISAWLDRMDHKYIPMKSRTQLKMKPSEYFYRQCIVSADPDETMTSQVVEHIGPDYFVWASDYPHIDSSFGVAKEIKERIAPLPLEAQRKVLGGNAIRFYNLPVGM from the coding sequence ATGCTCGATCAGAAATTAGGACCCGTAGTAGATGCCGATGGTCATCTCTTAGAGCCTGCCGATTTGTGGCTGAAGTATATCGACCCGCAGTATCGCGACCGCGCCATTCGCATCGATCACGACGAAAAGGGCTGGGAAATCTTGTTGTTCGACAATAAAGTCGCGGAAGTAGTGCGCGGCACCCTCGGCGCGCTCGGCGGCGTTGGGATGAACCCCGACGAGTTTTTCCTCCCCGGGAACAAGACCTACATGGATGGTTGCCCCCCAGGGAGCTATGACCCAAAGGCTCGCCTACAAGTGATGGACGAAGAGGGCATCGACATCGCCTTACTCTATCCCACTATCAGCATTTTCTGGGAAGGGTGGGTGACCGATCCGAAGCTGGCGACGGCGTACACGCGCGCGTATAACCGCTGGCTGGTCGATTTCTGTAGTTATGACAAAAAGCGTCTGTTCCCTATCGCCCATATTTCCTTGATCGACCCTGAAGGCGCGGTCGAGGAAACCATCCGGGCAAAGAAGGACGGCTGCGTTGGCATCTACCTCTCGCCGGATATGGTGGCGCGCGGCTGGAAACATTTTGACGATCCCTCGTTCGTCCGCTTCTGGGAAACCGTGCAGGATCTCCAGATGCCAGTCGGCTTCCATGTCGTCGTCCGCGACCAGCCGTCATTTCGCGAGTGGGTGCGTCCAGGCGCGGATTTCGGTCTCTTCAATTTCACGTTCCTGGCCATCGACGTGATGGCGGGATTCACGCAGATGATGTCGCTGGCCATGTTCGACAAATATCCGCGCATGAAATGCACGGTGTTGGAGTCCGGCGCCAACTGGATTTCGGCGTGGCTGGATCGGATGGACCATAAATACATTCCCATGAAGAGCCGCACCCAGCTGAAAATGAAACCAAGCGAGTATTTCTACCGGCAGTGTATCGTGTCGGCTGACCCGGATGAAACCATGACCTCTCAGGTCGTCGAGCACATCGGCCCCGACTATTTTGTCTGGGCGTCGGACTATCCACACATTGACTCCTCGTTTGGCGTAGCGAAAGAGATCAAAGAACGGATTGCACCGCTTCCGCTTGAGGCGCAGCGTAAGGTCTTGGGCGGGAATGCGATTCGGTTTTATAATTTGCCAGTCGGAATGTAG
- a CDS encoding CoA ester lyase — MKLYRSILFVPGNRPEWIYKAPKYGPDALIIDLEDAVPIPEKSEARGIVRAGIERSHARGVPIVVRVNGLNTGLTGEDIEAVVTAGLVGIAIPKLEYAEEILKIDAWIEFFEKKAGLPLNTVEIVAIPETARGIMDIYKLATACPRVGNIVGGVGARSGDVTKAIGYKWTRPGFETLYMASHMLLAARSAGIEYPLAAGSLEVSDLELVRLQIQRVREIGFRGSLLIHPSAVPIANEVFAPSKEEIAWNKGILYAMDEAERAGRAAVTYDGMMIDYAHVRNALDLIHQAEAFGLEVGEYPQVKAL; from the coding sequence ATGAAACTGTATCGTTCTATCTTGTTCGTCCCTGGCAATCGTCCGGAATGGATCTACAAAGCGCCGAAGTACGGACCGGATGCGTTGATTATTGACCTTGAAGATGCCGTGCCGATTCCAGAGAAGTCCGAGGCGCGAGGCATCGTGCGCGCCGGAATTGAGCGTTCGCATGCTCGTGGCGTGCCGATCGTGGTGCGCGTGAACGGGTTGAATACCGGTCTGACTGGCGAAGATATCGAAGCCGTGGTGACCGCCGGCTTAGTCGGCATCGCCATTCCCAAACTGGAATATGCCGAGGAGATCCTCAAGATCGATGCGTGGATCGAGTTTTTCGAGAAGAAAGCCGGGCTACCGCTTAACACGGTGGAGATCGTCGCGATTCCGGAAACCGCACGCGGCATCATGGATATCTACAAGCTAGCGACCGCCTGCCCGCGGGTCGGCAATATCGTCGGCGGCGTAGGGGCGCGCTCGGGCGACGTGACCAAAGCGATTGGCTATAAGTGGACGCGCCCCGGGTTCGAGACCCTCTACATGGCCTCGCATATGTTGCTGGCCGCGCGCTCGGCAGGGATCGAATATCCGCTGGCTGCCGGTTCCCTCGAAGTCAGCGATCTCGAATTGGTCCGCTTGCAGATTCAACGGGTGCGCGAAATCGGTTTCCGCGGTTCGTTGTTGATTCACCCGTCGGCGGTGCCGATCGCCAACGAAGTGTTTGCGCCCTCCAAAGAGGAAATCGCGTGGAATAAGGGCATTCTCTATGCCATGGATGAAGCGGAACGCGCTGGGCGGGCGGCGGTGACGTACGATGGGATGATGATCGACTACGCCCACGTGCGTAACGCGCTCGATCTGATTCACCAAGCCGAAGCGTTCGGGCTCGAGGTCGGCGAATACCCGCAGGTGAAAGCGCTCTAA
- a CDS encoding LLM class flavin-dependent oxidoreductase — protein MRFGFMMPFQNPSRWARPYPEIYREFIEQTVLAEELGYDTIWLTEHHFDDDGWSPSLLPLAAGIATRTSRIRIGTFILILPFQHALRVAEDAATVDILSNGRFDLGVGKGYRLKEFHGFGIPRDQREALLEEGLEVIRRAWTEESFSFEGKFYQLRDVRISPRPTQQPHPPLWIGARGRKSVERAARLGFHLMGTGEAELQRVYDRTLEQHGRNPRDYSLTQLRWMYVAKTREQAWEDAGPHLSYMFETALPLLKEAGDLPKDRAMRDAPALRDLQKVDPATPGSFPVIGTAEDCVRALRTYLQETRVTDLALGMHLPGLAPEKIRQSMTIFAREVMPHFK, from the coding sequence ATGCGTTTTGGTTTTATGATGCCTTTTCAGAACCCGTCGCGTTGGGCACGACCCTACCCGGAAATCTATCGCGAGTTTATCGAGCAAACGGTGCTTGCCGAAGAGCTGGGCTACGACACCATTTGGCTGACGGAACACCACTTCGATGACGACGGCTGGTCGCCTTCGCTCTTGCCGCTGGCGGCAGGTATTGCTACCCGTACCAGTCGCATCCGTATCGGCACCTTTATCCTCATTTTGCCGTTCCAGCATGCACTGCGGGTGGCCGAGGACGCTGCAACCGTGGACATTCTCTCGAACGGCCGTTTCGATCTTGGGGTAGGGAAAGGCTATCGCCTCAAGGAATTCCATGGCTTCGGCATTCCGCGCGACCAACGTGAAGCACTGCTCGAAGAAGGGCTGGAAGTCATCCGCCGGGCCTGGACGGAAGAGAGTTTCTCGTTCGAGGGCAAGTTCTATCAACTACGGGATGTGCGGATTTCCCCCCGACCCACGCAGCAGCCGCATCCGCCGTTATGGATCGGTGCACGCGGCAGAAAATCCGTTGAACGCGCAGCGCGGCTAGGCTTTCATCTCATGGGTACGGGAGAGGCCGAACTCCAACGCGTTTATGACCGTACCTTGGAACAGCACGGACGGAATCCCCGCGACTATTCCCTGACGCAGCTGCGTTGGATGTATGTGGCGAAGACCCGCGAACAAGCCTGGGAAGATGCCGGGCCGCACTTGTCGTACATGTTCGAGACGGCGCTGCCACTGTTGAAGGAAGCCGGAGATTTACCGAAAGATCGGGCGATGCGCGACGCTCCCGCGCTAAGGGATTTGCAAAAGGTCGATCCTGCCACGCCCGGGAGCTTCCCGGTCATCGGCACGGCAGAGGATTGTGTGCGCGCCTTGCGCACCTATCTGCAGGAGACGCGGGTGACAGATCTCGCTTTGGGTATGCATTTGCCCGGCCTGGCGCCGGAGAAGATTCGCCAGTCAATGACCATTTTTGCCCGCGAAGTCATGCCGCATTTCAAGTAA
- a CDS encoding DUF433 domain-containing protein has translation MSDIQSLSETVTPQPTVIRTSRGLSIAGTRITLYSLLDYLHAGWPPHLIRDEFSLTDHQMAEVMKYIEIHRSEVEAEYQAVLQQAEENRQYWEARNKEHLARIAALPPKPGQEELRAKLQAAKEKLGLS, from the coding sequence ATGTCTGACATTCAATCCTTGTCCGAAACTGTTACTCCACAGCCGACGGTGATCAGGACCAGTCGCGGGCTCTCGATTGCTGGTACTCGGATTACACTCTATAGCCTTCTGGATTACCTCCACGCTGGATGGCCTCCCCATTTAATACGCGACGAATTCAGTCTCACTGACCACCAGATGGCAGAGGTCATGAAGTATATCGAGATACACCGCAGCGAAGTCGAAGCCGAATACCAAGCCGTGCTCCAACAGGCCGAAGAAAATCGGCAGTATTGGGAAGCGCGGAACAAGGAGCATCTCGCCAGGATCGCAGCCCTCCCGCCGAAGCCGGGACAAGAAGAACTGCGCGCTAAGTTGCAAGCGGCAAA
- a CDS encoding DUF2791 family P-loop domain-containing protein — protein MSATMRPAEWLDIARRDYLQSFIRGGGAAVKFLVPTEEINHGGLRQGLRSLAEAEGYQFAWVDAATTRVHMIDHVFHEVAQQIDWDELSFAFVSRLLEEQGFALPADRFDFTLQRLASLNSREERLLRQELHTLPEKRLIHDYQMSQDFRLAMIRLCQTHLGDDSMSPVPAEVIKEWLCGRLHRLKEIKPALIFQKIARDNARYLLSSLSYWLHLAGKSGLVLALDISRCLLQRPKPKEQQDESRYYTLAMALDTYEVLRQCIDATDELEFCFMAVIAPPAFLHPDDRRGVHSYDALRMRIWDEVRDKQRINPFSTLIRLSSSPEFGATTTQESVG, from the coding sequence ATGAGTGCAACGATGCGTCCGGCGGAGTGGCTGGATATTGCGCGGCGAGACTATCTCCAGAGCTTTATTCGCGGCGGGGGAGCGGCGGTGAAATTCCTCGTGCCGACCGAGGAAATCAACCACGGTGGCTTACGACAAGGACTGCGCAGTCTCGCCGAGGCCGAAGGGTATCAATTCGCCTGGGTAGACGCCGCCACCACGCGCGTCCACATGATCGACCATGTGTTTCACGAAGTCGCCCAGCAAATCGATTGGGATGAGTTGTCGTTTGCCTTTGTCTCGCGCTTGCTCGAGGAGCAAGGGTTTGCACTTCCTGCTGACCGTTTCGATTTTACTCTGCAACGGCTAGCCAGCCTCAATAGTCGCGAGGAGCGACTGCTGCGACAGGAACTTCATACGTTGCCGGAAAAGCGCCTCATTCATGATTACCAAATGAGCCAGGATTTCCGCCTGGCGATGATCCGCCTCTGCCAAACACACTTAGGTGACGACAGCATGAGCCCAGTTCCCGCCGAGGTGATTAAAGAATGGCTGTGCGGCAGACTGCATCGGCTGAAGGAAATCAAACCGGCGCTGATCTTTCAAAAGATCGCGCGGGATAATGCCCGCTATCTGCTTTCGTCGCTGTCCTATTGGTTGCATCTCGCCGGGAAAAGTGGCTTGGTGCTTGCCCTTGATATCTCCCGTTGTCTACTGCAGCGTCCCAAGCCCAAAGAACAGCAGGATGAGAGCCGTTACTACACGCTGGCGATGGCGCTGGATACCTATGAAGTCCTACGGCAGTGTATCGACGCCACTGACGAATTGGAATTCTGCTTCATGGCGGTTATCGCCCCGCCGGCGTTTCTCCATCCCGATGATCGCCGTGGCGTCCACAGCTATGACGCCTTGCGGATGCGCATTTGGGATGAAGTGCGCGACAAACAACGCATCAATCCGTTCTCTACCCTCATCCGCCTCTCTTCCTCTCCCGAGTTCGGGGCAACAACGACACAGGAGTCCGTGGGATGA
- a CDS encoding alanyl-tRNA editing protein: protein MSEWLFHTDSYLREFTARVAAVQDNRVALDRTAFYPTGGGQPCDHGWLAVGDQRWSVRNVRKDGDEIWHEVEGAPPGLGVEVSGNLDWERRYALMRTHTALHMLAGVIWRTHGALVTGGNMEPLRARMDFEFESMRRELVEDIEQRVNAEILAARPIRTEILPREQALAIPDLIRTKINLLPEGIAQIRTVDIVGLDLQADGGTHVANTREVGRLKITDYKSKGKINKRLEIQVLDAEKKEA from the coding sequence ATGAGCGAGTGGCTGTTTCATACGGATTCCTATCTCCGCGAGTTCACCGCGCGCGTGGCTGCGGTACAAGACAACCGCGTGGCGTTGGATCGGACTGCGTTTTATCCCACCGGCGGCGGACAGCCGTGCGATCATGGATGGCTCGCGGTTGGCGACCAGCGCTGGTCCGTGCGTAACGTGCGCAAAGACGGAGACGAAATCTGGCATGAAGTAGAAGGCGCCCCGCCGGGACTCGGCGTTGAGGTGAGCGGGAACCTCGATTGGGAGCGGCGCTACGCGCTCATGCGCACCCACACCGCGTTGCACATGTTGGCGGGGGTGATCTGGCGGACGCATGGCGCGCTCGTGACCGGCGGGAATATGGAGCCGTTGCGAGCGCGTATGGATTTCGAGTTCGAGAGCATGCGGCGAGAGTTAGTGGAAGACATTGAACAACGAGTCAACGCGGAAATCCTTGCGGCACGACCGATTCGAACCGAAATTCTTCCGCGCGAGCAAGCGCTTGCCATTCCCGACCTGATTCGCACGAAGATCAACCTGCTGCCGGAAGGGATCGCACAGATTCGTACTGTGGATATTGTCGGACTCGACCTCCAAGCCGACGGCGGCACGCATGTGGCGAACACCCGTGAGGTGGGTCGTCTCAAAATTACTGACTACAAGAGCAAAGGGAAGATCAACAAGCGGTTGGAAATTCAGGTGTTGGACGCAGAGAAGAAGGAGGCATGA
- a CDS encoding NAD(P)-dependent oxidoreductase — protein MRIGFIGLGNMGGPMASHIVAAGHSVTVYDMRKEAATPQLEKGASWADSPMAVAAASEIVFTSLPGPKEVEAVALGEAGILQGATPDTVYIDLSTNSPTLVRHIAEVYRERGLHVLDAPVSGGPISAQQATLAVMVGGDRAVYDRVKPVLDAIGNKVSYVGAIGSGAIAKLVHNMIGICTQAILAEGFTLGVKAGVEPEALRKAVADGAVGQGLMLNYMVPNVVFKGDFDTVRFALKLARKDIGLASALGREYEVPMKVANIVEQDLVEAMAKGWGDRDSTVPFQLQEERAGVKVRAS, from the coding sequence ATGCGTATTGGCTTTATCGGTCTCGGCAACATGGGTGGTCCTATGGCATCCCACATCGTCGCGGCGGGACACTCGGTCACGGTCTATGACATGAGAAAAGAAGCGGCGACTCCGCAGTTGGAAAAAGGAGCGAGCTGGGCGGACAGTCCCATGGCGGTCGCCGCCGCAAGTGAGATCGTCTTCACATCGCTCCCTGGCCCCAAGGAGGTCGAAGCAGTAGCGCTGGGCGAAGCTGGCATCCTTCAAGGTGCAACTCCGGACACGGTGTACATTGATCTCTCCACCAACTCTCCCACCCTGGTCCGCCACATTGCCGAGGTCTATCGGGAACGCGGGTTGCACGTGCTGGACGCCCCTGTCAGCGGCGGTCCGATCAGTGCGCAACAAGCCACACTCGCCGTCATGGTCGGCGGCGACCGTGCTGTCTACGATCGGGTCAAACCTGTGCTCGACGCCATCGGCAACAAAGTGTCGTATGTCGGCGCGATCGGCAGCGGCGCGATCGCCAAGCTGGTGCACAACATGATCGGCATTTGCACGCAAGCCATTCTGGCCGAGGGTTTCACCTTGGGCGTAAAGGCTGGGGTGGAACCAGAAGCGCTGCGGAAAGCCGTGGCGGATGGAGCCGTCGGTCAAGGACTGATGCTGAACTACATGGTGCCGAACGTCGTGTTCAAAGGCGATTTCGACACCGTGCGCTTCGCCTTAAAACTCGCACGCAAAGATATCGGCCTCGCGTCCGCTCTCGGGCGTGAATACGAGGTGCCGATGAAAGTTGCCAACATCGTCGAACAGGATCTCGTCGAGGCGATGGCGAAAGGCTGGGGCGACCGGGATTCGACCGTGCCGTTTCAGTTGCAGGAGGAGCGAGCCGGGGTGAAGGTGCGGGCGTCCTAG
- a CDS encoding DUF2791 family P-loop domain-containing protein: protein MSTQIVSRRAIEALRAGVPNRDAVLALGCEQPAIEERFRTQLQEAKEGAPKGTQAAGFLIAGDFGAGKSHLLEYLQHVALAERFVCSKVVISKETPLYDPAKFYRAAVRTAVAPGRRGAALTEVAAQLDPRSDAYTELSAWAHSPSSGLNSRFAATLFLFKRLGMDVETRDRLISFWSGDPLDAGEIRKLLKSCGERATYTIEKITQRDLALQRLQFVSRLTTAAGYAGWVLLVDEVELIGRYSWLQRAKSYADLLRWMGKLPGQQSPGLLTVFAIMSNFESYIIEERNDLETVPSKLRAKGLEDMAKQAERAMRLIQREKARLQAPDLQAIRQTCKKVRSIHATAYDWQPPALAVERSGITSMREYIKRWITEWDLKRLDPSYTVELEQTALTQNYDEETALETSTEEETERRS from the coding sequence ATGAGCACTCAGATTGTTTCTCGACGCGCTATTGAAGCGTTGCGTGCCGGGGTTCCCAACCGTGACGCCGTACTGGCGCTCGGCTGCGAGCAGCCTGCTATTGAAGAGCGGTTTCGAACCCAACTCCAAGAAGCCAAAGAGGGAGCCCCCAAAGGAACACAAGCCGCGGGGTTTCTTATCGCTGGAGATTTTGGCGCGGGCAAGTCGCATCTGTTGGAGTACCTTCAACACGTGGCGTTGGCCGAGCGGTTCGTGTGCAGCAAGGTGGTTATCAGCAAAGAAACGCCGCTGTACGATCCCGCCAAGTTTTACCGCGCCGCCGTTCGCACGGCGGTCGCGCCGGGGCGACGCGGCGCGGCGCTGACCGAGGTCGCCGCGCAACTCGATCCCCGCAGCGACGCGTACACGGAGTTGAGCGCTTGGGCGCATAGTCCCAGCTCTGGACTCAACTCGCGCTTCGCCGCCACCCTGTTCTTATTCAAACGTCTCGGTATGGACGTGGAGACTCGCGATCGACTCATCTCGTTCTGGTCCGGTGATCCGTTAGATGCGGGCGAGATTCGCAAATTGCTCAAGTCGTGCGGCGAGCGCGCAACGTACACGATCGAAAAGATCACCCAGAGGGACCTGGCGTTGCAACGTCTTCAGTTTGTCTCGCGATTAACTACGGCCGCGGGTTATGCTGGCTGGGTGTTGCTGGTGGACGAGGTCGAACTCATTGGCCGTTACTCCTGGCTGCAGCGCGCCAAGTCGTACGCCGATCTGTTGCGCTGGATGGGAAAGCTGCCCGGACAGCAGTCGCCCGGACTATTGACCGTCTTCGCGATCATGTCGAATTTCGAGAGTTACATCATCGAAGAGCGGAATGACCTGGAAACCGTGCCAAGCAAGCTCCGCGCGAAAGGCCTGGAAGACATGGCTAAGCAGGCGGAACGCGCCATGCGGCTGATTCAACGCGAGAAAGCACGCCTGCAGGCTCCGGATCTGCAAGCGATTCGACAGACGTGCAAGAAAGTCCGCTCGATTCACGCCACCGCCTATGACTGGCAGCCGCCAGCGCTAGCAGTCGAGCGCTCGGGCATTACCAGCATGCGCGAGTACATCAAGCGCTGGATCACCGAATGGGACCTGAAACGCCTTGATCCGAGCTACACCGTTGAGCTGGAACAAACCGCGCTGACTCAGAACTACGATGAAGAGACGGCGCTAGAGACTTCTACTGAAGAGGAGACCGAAAGAAGGTCGTAG
- a CDS encoding amidohydrolase family protein, with protein MHDLSIKGGKIVDGTGQAPFTGDVALTDGRISGVGRDLGSAKRTINADGLLVTPGWVDVHTHYDGQAAWDQLMTPSLWHGVATVVMGNCGVGFAPATPDRHDWLIGLMEGVEDIPAKSLAAGLPWGWESFAEYLNVLAKMPRTIDVGGLVTHGAVRAYVMGDRGAKNQPANADDMAKMAALVKEAVLAGALGFSSSRTLVHSANGGEPVPGTYASDEELMAIARAIKETGRGLIELVPMGVAGEDNAALTRDMAMMRRIAATTGCPMTFLLPQHNSDPNQWRDQLRQCEEAVKEGVRITPQVFARPVCVLFSAQGENPFQYLPSYAPLMNLPLAEKVKALRSPDLRAKLLSESDPHTTGMSLLYQSPMVWQRTYPMGTPLSYTPEKSNSIAEIAKREGRDPRAVVYDLLLENEGRAFLMYAAAGYTDGNPDAIHEMLRHPMTALGGSDAGAHVRQIIDASIPTYMLTHWARDYKLGDRYHLPLEFVVKKLTRDGARLFGMHDRGTLEPGMKADVNLIDFENLHVNHPEMIYDMPAGMPRLMQTANGYVTSFVSGEVVQENGKATDARPGKIVRSSARAAL; from the coding sequence ATGCATGATCTGTCGATTAAAGGTGGAAAGATTGTTGACGGAACCGGACAGGCACCGTTCACTGGCGATGTAGCCCTGACTGACGGTCGTATTTCTGGAGTTGGCAGAGATCTGGGCTCGGCCAAACGTACCATCAACGCAGATGGGCTGCTCGTCACGCCGGGCTGGGTGGATGTCCACACGCACTATGATGGTCAAGCGGCATGGGACCAGTTGATGACGCCGTCGCTCTGGCATGGCGTTGCCACAGTGGTGATGGGGAACTGTGGGGTCGGCTTCGCTCCCGCGACGCCGGATCGCCACGATTGGCTGATCGGCCTCATGGAAGGCGTGGAAGATATTCCGGCCAAGTCGTTAGCCGCCGGGCTGCCGTGGGGATGGGAGAGCTTTGCCGAGTACCTCAACGTGCTTGCGAAGATGCCGCGCACGATTGACGTGGGCGGACTCGTCACCCATGGCGCTGTGCGGGCGTATGTGATGGGCGATCGCGGGGCCAAGAACCAGCCAGCGAATGCTGACGATATGGCGAAGATGGCGGCTTTGGTGAAAGAAGCGGTTCTTGCCGGAGCGCTCGGGTTTTCTTCTTCCCGGACACTCGTGCATAGCGCCAATGGCGGCGAACCTGTTCCTGGGACCTACGCGTCGGACGAAGAACTCATGGCTATCGCGCGGGCGATCAAAGAGACCGGGCGTGGACTGATCGAGCTGGTGCCGATGGGCGTGGCTGGTGAAGACAACGCCGCGTTGACGAGAGACATGGCGATGATGCGGCGTATCGCAGCCACCACTGGTTGCCCTATGACGTTCTTGTTGCCGCAACATAACTCCGATCCCAATCAGTGGCGCGACCAGCTCCGTCAATGTGAAGAGGCCGTCAAAGAAGGCGTGCGTATCACGCCGCAAGTCTTCGCGCGTCCGGTGTGCGTGTTGTTCAGTGCGCAAGGCGAGAATCCGTTCCAATATCTCCCAAGCTATGCTCCGCTCATGAACCTGCCACTGGCGGAAAAAGTCAAAGCGTTGCGCAGTCCCGACCTCAGAGCGAAGTTGCTCTCCGAGAGCGATCCGCACACCACGGGTATGTCGCTTCTGTACCAGAGCCCGATGGTGTGGCAGCGAACCTACCCGATGGGAACTCCGCTGAGCTACACGCCGGAGAAGAGCAACAGCATCGCCGAGATTGCCAAACGCGAAGGCCGCGATCCGCGAGCGGTCGTATACGATCTCTTGCTTGAAAACGAAGGTCGCGCTTTCTTGATGTATGCGGCAGCCGGTTACACTGACGGCAATCCCGATGCGATCCACGAAATGTTGCGCCACCCGATGACGGCGTTAGGCGGCAGCGACGCTGGTGCGCATGTGCGGCAAATCATCGACGCCAGCATTCCTACCTACATGCTCACGCACTGGGCGCGGGACTACAAACTTGGTGATCGCTACCACTTGCCGCTAGAGTTCGTGGTGAAGAAACTCACCCGCGACGGCGCACGGCTGTTCGGCATGCATGATCGCGGTACGCTTGAACCCGGCATGAAAGCCGACGTGAACTTGATCGACTTCGAGAATCTGCATGTCAATCATCCCGAGATGATCTACGACATGCCGGCTGGTATGCCCCGTCTCATGCAAACCGCCAACGGCTATGTGACTTCGTTTGTCAGTGGCGAAGTCGTGCAAGAGAACGGCAAAGCGACCGACGCGCGCCCGGGTAAAATCGTCCGCAGCAGCGCACGCGCGGCGCTCTAG
- a CDS encoding amidohydrolase family protein yields the protein MSHAAETAKIHAKLSHPVIDSDGHWIEFEPAAVDYLHQVGGDRIVERYSKVANQFGNKKWAQTPAQDRRERRMLQPGWWGVPTKNTRDRATAMLPKLLHERMGELGIDFGVIYPTSGALFAPFLRDEEVRRASCRAFNMYTADQFKGLGDRLTPAAVVPMFSPQEAVEELEFAVKHLGFKVVMLGSLPRRPVPAVAKSTPEASRYAVWHDTLGLDSEHDYDPVWAKCQELRISPTFHSASSGIGLRTSISNFVYNHIGHFGQAGEAVCKALFIGGVTRRFPQLKFGFLEGGVGWACSLYSDLIGHWKKRNAEALDAVNPANLNRDLLLDLVKQYGSSAIISKLDQIAPGVGLLMERPEQLDDFAACGIKKASDIRDLFVPNFYFGCEADDPVTSWAFKGHVNPYGAKLGALFGSDIGHFDVPDMTEVLVEAYEGVEDGILSDEDFRDFVFGNPVRFWAGMNPDFFTGTAVESQAKKFLTENGTVTAAAAAL from the coding sequence ATGTCTCATGCCGCTGAAACCGCCAAGATTCACGCCAAGTTGAGCCATCCGGTGATCGACTCCGACGGTCACTGGATCGAGTTCGAGCCTGCGGCGGTGGATTATCTGCATCAAGTTGGAGGCGACCGTATCGTCGAACGCTACAGCAAGGTCGCCAACCAGTTCGGTAACAAGAAGTGGGCGCAAACCCCAGCGCAGGACCGCCGCGAGCGCCGCATGCTTCAACCCGGCTGGTGGGGCGTACCGACGAAAAATACGCGCGACCGCGCCACCGCCATGCTGCCCAAGCTGCTCCATGAACGCATGGGCGAGCTGGGCATCGACTTCGGCGTGATCTACCCAACGTCGGGGGCGCTCTTTGCGCCGTTTTTACGCGATGAAGAAGTGCGTCGCGCGTCGTGCCGCGCCTTCAATATGTACACTGCCGATCAATTCAAGGGGCTGGGAGACCGGCTGACTCCCGCCGCCGTGGTGCCGATGTTCTCCCCGCAAGAGGCGGTCGAAGAACTCGAATTCGCGGTGAAGCATCTTGGGTTCAAAGTGGTGATGCTGGGCAGTTTGCCGCGCCGTCCGGTTCCCGCCGTCGCGAAGTCCACTCCAGAGGCGAGCCGTTACGCAGTCTGGCACGACACCTTGGGGCTGGATAGCGAGCACGACTACGATCCGGTTTGGGCCAAATGCCAGGAACTACGCATCTCGCCGACTTTCCATTCCGCCTCTTCGGGCATCGGGCTGCGCACCTCGATCTCGAATTTTGTCTATAACCATATCGGTCATTTCGGTCAGGCTGGCGAAGCAGTGTGTAAAGCGCTGTTCATCGGCGGTGTGACTCGCCGCTTCCCTCAGCTAAAGTTCGGCTTCCTGGAAGGCGGCGTGGGTTGGGCCTGTAGCTTGTACAGCGATTTGATCGGCCATTGGAAGAAGCGCAACGCCGAGGCGCTGGATGCGGTGAACCCGGCGAATCTGAATCGTGACTTGTTGCTCGATCTGGTGAAGCAGTACGGTTCCTCCGCCATCATCAGCAAGCTGGACCAAATCGCGCCCGGTGTAGGGTTGTTGATGGAGCGTCCAGAGCAGCTTGACGATTTCGCCGCCTGCGGAATTAAGAAAGCGTCTGATATCCGCGACCTGTTCGTACCGAATTTCTATTTCGGTTGCGAGGCGGACGACCCGGTGACATCGTGGGCGTTCAAAGGCCACGTGAACCCGTATGGCGCCAAGCTCGGGGCGCTCTTCGGCTCGGATATCGGTCACTTCGATGTGCCGGACATGACCGAGGTGTTAGTGGAAGCGTATGAAGGAGTCGAAGACGGGATTCTGAGCGACGAGGATTTTCGTGACTTTGTCTTCGGTAATCCGGTGCGCTTCTGGGCGGGGATGAATCCCGACTTCTTCACAGGCACGGCGGTAGAGTCGCAGGCGAAGAAGTTCCTGACCGAGAACGGAACGGTGACGGCGGCAGCAGCGGCGCTGTAG